TCGGCAGCACATCGGTCAAATGTCGTCTGTAACCGCGCGAGGTCCTCGCCTACCATTGCATTTTCTAAAAACAACACGCCGTTGTCTTCCCACTCCTGTCGTTCAGCATCTGTTGGCCGTCTCATACGCATCTCCTGACAAGTGGTTCGCAATGCCATATACCCGCTGCGAACAATTAATTGGACAAAAGCGGTGAAGTCAAACAAAAAAGCCTCAGATAAAATCCGAGACTTTGGAGAATCAACGGGATGGATGTGTGTTTACGGTACGGGCGACCAGCGCGGAAAGCGTGCGCCAAGGGGGAGATCGGGAATGGAGTACATATTAGATCCATCTATATTCATGACCTTAAGGGTCGAAAATCCCGAGATGAGATTTGTTGCATAGGTGTGAAATGCAAATGCTATTTGCTTCCCATCCGGCGACCAGGTTGGATTGCGCAATGCTTCGAGGGGTTGGGAAGATGTGAGACGGCGCATATTTGAACCGTCCGGATTCATTACGTAAATCTCGTACTGTGCCAGGGGCGTTCTCGTTTCTGTTGGTGGGGGTTGATGGCGATTGGATTCGAACGCAATCTGCGTTCCATCGGGCGACCAGGCAGGTGCAGAGTGCAAGGTGCCATTGCCGTCTGTCAAACGCATTGCGCCTGTACCATCGGCATTGGCGACATAGATATCGGTTCCCCGACCGCGGTGCCCAGCTTGATAGGCAAATTTGGTGCCATCGGGCGACCAGACGGGCAGTTGTTCTTCCATATCTGTATTGATCAGTACCTTTTCGTCAGAGCCGTTGATGTTGACCACATAAATATCCCAAGTTGTCTCATCGCTACGCCATGCTTGAAAGAGAATTTTCTGCCCATCGGGCGACCAGGAAGATGCAAAATCGCCTCCCGAATCTTCAACCACGCTGCGGATATTGCTGCCGTCTGTGTTCATGACAAAAATGTTGAAATTGGCATTGCCACTGCGGTTCGAGGCAAAGGCGAGTTGTGTGCCGTCGGACGACCACGATTGTCCGGAATATTCAGCCAGATCGTCTATGGGATTGAGATTGGTGGGGTTTTTCCCGTCGGGATCTACGATATGAAGATGAAAACTGCCCGTCTGCAGATTTTGTCTCAAATATGCGATCCGCCCAGGCCCTCCCGGTATTGCCTCTGACCCGGGTTCGCCCGGTGTGGGGCCCGTGATGTCTGGCGGTGTGTTTCCACAAGCAGAGAGAGCTAAAATACAGAGTACACTTGCAAAAATGCCTTTGATGTGATACCACCGTGTACGAGACTGGTGCATTTGGATTCCTTTTCTCGTCTATTTGCTCAGGCCGTTTGCGACTTTGTTGATTGCAGCGGCGGTGTCTCGGATGTCGTTTTCGTCGAGGTGTTCGTGCAAGCCCCATACGACGACTGTACTCAATGCCTGTACTGCGCCTGGAACGAGTTCTGGACCGTAGTTATATTCGCGGCTTGTTACGCCGTGGTGAAAGGGGAATCCGCTGTTTCCATAAGTGCGTTTTTCGGTCAGATAATTTCCGCGCATAAATATCGGGTCTTTGATATAATGCGCCCCCATAGACACGCCTTCGGCACGCACGGCTTTGCAAAATTCATCGGGGTCGTGACCCGTGACGTGAAAAATAAAATTCCACCACGAAACCTCGCGGTCTCCCTCGGGTGGAACGGGTGTTATGCCCGGGGCATCGGCAATGAGTTCACAAAGCAACGCGCCCAATTCGTGGCGTCTTTCGACCACGCCGCGCACTTTTTCCAACTGCGCGAGGCCAACCGCGCCCTGCATTTCGGTCATGCGATAGTTGGGTGCGACAAAAGCGTGGTCGCGATCGGCCATATATTGATAATCCCATCCTTTATCGGAAAATAGCTTGAGTCGAATATAGGTTTCTCGGTCATGCGTGACCGTCATCCCGCCATCGCCCGTGGTCATGTGTTTTGACTGTTGCAAACTAAAACAACCCATGTGCCCAAAAGTTCCCACATAGCGACCTTTGTATTTGGTGGCGTGACATTGGCTGCAATCTTCAATTAGTGTAATGTGGTATTTTTCTGCAATTTTTACCACTTCTTCGACATTGCAAGGGCGTCCAAACAAGTGTACGAGGATGATTGCGCGCGTTCGGTCTGTAATATTTGCTTCAATTGATTCGGGTGTCATGTTCATTGTCAGGGGATCGACGTCGGCAAATACGGGTACGGCATTTTGAATCAAGATGGGCATCACGCTGCCCGGATCGGTGATGGGGGCGGTGATGATTTCGTCCCCCGGTTCGGGATCGACAACGCCCACTGCCAGATGAATGGCCGCCGTGCCACTCGTTGAACTTTGTGCATGTTCCATTCCGTAAAATTCGGCAAATTGTTTTTCAAAATCTTTGACATAGGTGCCGCTTTTGCCAAATAAATTTTGACTGCGCACGGCGTCCAATAACAATTCTTCTTCTTTTTTTCCAAATGGCGCGCGCGAAGGGAAAGGGGCTGTACGCGTTTTTTCCCCGCCATAGAGAGCTAATTTGTCATTCATATCCGTCCTCCAATGTCTTATGCCGCTTGTAAGGGGGCCAATTCCTGGGGGTCCAGTAAGGGTAAATTCAACCGCTTGAGAATACTGTTGATCTGATCCAATGTGACTTTATCAGGTGCTGTGATTTCTAAGCCAATCGGACGACCATCGGCCTGATAATCCACCAGTAAGCCAGACCCCATAAGTTCTGTTCTGGCACTCTTAGCACCGGGTTCTCTCGGCAAATACAAATAGGCTGCAAGCGGTTTACCCTTGCGAAATGTCACTTCCAAATATCGAGTTTTCATCGGGTACCTTATATGCGAAAAGCGGTTATAACCACCAATAAGTGATCGTCTTCATCTGGTTCAACAATAATTATCCAACCGTCTCGACGATGTCGCGTTTGAATCATATACCGTCCTTCAATTTCATCTGGTTCAAAAGTATCAGCTCGATCCAGCATGGTTCTCAGGTCGATTTCAGTGAAATTTCTTTCTTCCATTCGCGTTTCAACATGCGGTGTTATTTCCAGTTCCCAATCCCACCATATCGGCCAATTCATAGATCCCCTATTCATATCGCAAGGCTTCGACCGGGTTTGCACGTATTGCTTTGAGGACCTGGGTGGCAACCGTTGTAACAACCACTATAAACATAACAAGACTACCGAGTAGAAATGTAACCAAACCCAACTCAATGCGGTAGGGGAATGTTTGCAACCATTGATTTATCGCGTAATAGGCGATTGGAAACGCTATGAGGCTTGATAGGGCGATGTAGAGGACAAATTCTCGCGAGAGTAGAGACAAAAGCTGTTTTTAGATAGCTTTTGAACATTCTTCTGGTTATGCAGTGAGTTAAAGATAAGCACAGAATGGAACAGTCAAAGCAGGGATGCCTCTCTTACATGTACCTCTGCTCCACCTCCGAGATGATACGCTTCAAATTGGCCGCTCCTTTAGCGACACTGCCCCGGATGTCCGCTGGATCTGAGACCTCGAGGGAGATAGTGCCCTTGTAGCCCACATCTTTGAGGATGCGAAAGATCTCGGCCCAACCCGAGTTCCCCTCGCCGCCGACCGCGCGCTTGACGTATTCGCCCGAGGGGATTTCGCGCCACTTCTCCCCAGGTTGGGGATCCTGCCGAATGTGGAAGTCCTTGGCGTGAATGTGGACGACATGTCTGGCGAGAAGCCGGGTCGCCTCAACGTGATCTTCTCCGAAGACCGTGCGGAAATTGGTGAAGTCGAGGTTCACGCCGAAGTTGGGGCGATTGACCCGCTCGACGATGCGCGCTGTCTGTGACGTGCGTCCGAGTAGCACTCCGTGGTTCTCAACGCCGACTTTCAAGCCTTTTTCGATAGCGATGTCGGCGACGGTCTGCATGCTTTGGGCAACGCGGGCGAGGGCGTCTTCGGGATCGATATCGTCGCGGGATCTGCCGGGAGGAGGGGCGGTGCGGGGATCGACTCTGACCGTATCGGCTCCGAGGATCACGGCAACCTGGAGCATCTTCTCACACCAGTCCAGGCAGGCGCGATTTTCGCCTTCGTCATAGACGGCGAAATCGGTCGCCAGAGCATGGCATGAGGCCTGTAGGCCCACCCGGTCCATCAGTTTTCGGGCCTCGTGCGCCTGTTCTTGCACGTCTCGATCAGGACGCCAGTATGGGGAGT
The genomic region above belongs to Gemmatimonadota bacterium and contains:
- a CDS encoding DPP IV N-terminal domain-containing protein — protein: MHQSRTRWYHIKGIFASVLCILALSACGNTPPDITGPTPGEPGSEAIPGGPGRIAYLRQNLQTGSFHLHIVDPDGKNPTNLNPIDDLAEYSGQSWSSDGTQLAFASNRSGNANFNIFVMNTDGSNIRSVVEDSGGDFASSWSPDGQKILFQAWRSDETTWDIYVVNINGSDEKVLINTDMEEQLPVWSPDGTKFAYQAGHRGRGTDIYVANADGTGAMRLTDGNGTLHSAPAWSPDGTQIAFESNRHQPPPTETRTPLAQYEIYVMNPDGSNMRRLTSSQPLEALRNPTWSPDGKQIAFAFHTYATNLISGFSTLKVMNIDGSNMYSIPDLPLGARFPRWSPVP
- a CDS encoding DegT/DnrJ/EryC1/StrS family aminotransferase; this translates as MNDKLALYGGEKTRTAPFPSRAPFGKKEEELLLDAVRSQNLFGKSGTYVKDFEKQFAEFYGMEHAQSSTSGTAAIHLAVGVVDPEPGDEIITAPITDPGSVMPILIQNAVPVFADVDPLTMNMTPESIEANITDRTRAIILVHLFGRPCNVEEVVKIAEKYHITLIEDCSQCHATKYKGRYVGTFGHMGCFSLQQSKHMTTGDGGMTVTHDRETYIRLKLFSDKGWDYQYMADRDHAFVAPNYRMTEMQGAVGLAQLEKVRGVVERRHELGALLCELIADAPGITPVPPEGDREVSWWNFIFHVTGHDPDEFCKAVRAEGVSMGAHYIKDPIFMRGNYLTEKRTYGNSGFPFHHGVTSREYNYGPELVPGAVQALSTVVVWGLHEHLDENDIRDTAAAINKVANGLSK
- a CDS encoding DUF2283 domain-containing protein yields the protein MKTRYLEVTFRKGKPLAAYLYLPREPGAKSARTELMGSGLLVDYQADGRPIGLEITAPDKVTLDQINSILKRLNLPLLDPQELAPLQAA
- a CDS encoding DUF4258 domain-containing protein; this translates as MNWPIWWDWELEITPHVETRMEERNFTEIDLRTMLDRADTFEPDEIEGRYMIQTRHRRDGWIIIVEPDEDDHLLVVITAFRI
- a CDS encoding sugar phosphate isomerase/epimerase translates to MEAIEFVGKETEADCFEPYSPYWRPDRDVQEQAHEARKLMDRVGLQASCHALATDFAVYDEGENRACLDWCEKMLQVAVILGADTVRVDPRTAPPPGRSRDDIDPEDALARVAQSMQTVADIAIEKGLKVGVENHGVLLGRTSQTARIVERVNRPNFGVNLDFTNFRTVFGEDHVEATRLLARHVVHIHAKDFHIRQDPQPGEKWREIPSGEYVKRAVGGEGNSGWAEIFRILKDVGYKGTISLEVSDPADIRGSVAKGAANLKRIISEVEQRYM